The Myxococcota bacterium genome has a segment encoding these proteins:
- the rodA gene encoding rod shape-determining protein RodA, whose translation MLGIDRRTVQNFDWVLLAFVATLVACGLVNLTSASHAGSDVLLSATVRRQISAVGVGALVIAVIVAIDYRHVERFAPAIYGGVVALLAATLALADETRGARAWLFGGRFQPSELAKIAMVIAIARWFHRNPPSEITQLRQLGPPALLAAIPVGLILLQKDMGVAVLTLLVALTYVPLVRVRLRAWSGVAAVGLVALAALWTFGLKDYQQKRILDFVDPSRDPLSSGYQAMQSRIAVGSGGLTGKGWMEGTQTQLRFLPTQHTDFAYSVLAEEWGFTGSTAVLGLYLAMLLWGLWIARNSRDGFGAMLAVGVVGALFWPAVINVAMVLGLAPVIGVPLPLFSYGGSAMVSACISLGLLLSISMRRYVF comes from the coding sequence GTGCTGGGCATCGATCGGCGCACCGTGCAGAACTTCGACTGGGTGCTGCTCGCCTTCGTCGCCACGCTCGTCGCGTGCGGGCTCGTGAACCTCACGTCCGCGTCGCACGCCGGGAGCGACGTGCTGCTGAGCGCCACGGTGCGGAGGCAGATCTCCGCCGTCGGAGTCGGCGCGCTCGTGATCGCAGTGATCGTCGCGATCGACTACCGGCACGTCGAGCGCTTCGCGCCCGCGATCTACGGCGGCGTCGTCGCGCTGCTCGCGGCGACGCTCGCGCTCGCCGACGAGACGCGCGGCGCGCGCGCCTGGCTCTTCGGCGGCCGCTTCCAGCCGTCCGAGCTCGCGAAGATCGCGATGGTGATCGCGATCGCGCGCTGGTTCCACCGCAACCCGCCGAGCGAGATCACGCAGCTGCGCCAGCTCGGCCCGCCCGCGCTGCTCGCCGCGATCCCGGTCGGGCTGATCCTGCTGCAGAAGGACATGGGCGTCGCCGTGCTCACGCTGCTCGTCGCGCTCACGTACGTGCCGCTCGTGCGCGTGCGGCTGCGCGCGTGGTCGGGCGTCGCCGCAGTCGGGCTCGTCGCGCTCGCCGCGCTGTGGACGTTCGGGCTCAAGGACTACCAGCAGAAGCGCATCCTCGACTTCGTCGACCCCTCGCGCGACCCGCTGTCGTCGGGCTACCAGGCGATGCAGTCGCGCATCGCGGTCGGCTCGGGCGGGCTCACCGGCAAGGGCTGGATGGAGGGCACGCAGACGCAGCTGCGCTTCCTCCCCACGCAGCACACCGACTTCGCCTACTCCGTGCTCGCCGAGGAGTGGGGCTTCACGGGCAGCACGGCCGTGCTCGGGCTCTACCTCGCGATGCTGCTGTGGGGGCTGTGGATCGCGCGCAACTCGCGCGACGGCTTCGGCGCGATGCTCGCGGTGGGCGTCGTCGGGGCGCTCTTCTGGCCCGCCGTGATCAACGTGGCCATGGTGCTCGGGCTCGCCCCGGTGATCGGCGTGCCCCTCCCGCTCTTCAGCTACGGGGGCTCGGCGATGGTCTCCGCCTGCATCAGCCTCGGCCTCCTGCTCTCGATCTCGATGCGGCGCTACGTCTTCTGA
- a CDS encoding HAD-IB family hydrolase, producing MIEDPGPTTSATSAPDAERAARRAPVPRVGAFFDMDKTLIAENSGSVYMKHRYERGEITAWELAAGLGAYLRYKAGVLDLPTWVRSMAKDFAGRDEAELEAEARELFQAHIESLVYPDAAALVRHHQESGHVVVIVSGATRYAVEPLARHLGIEHALFTVLEAEGGVLTGRVVEPVCFEDGKIHWLRAFIASHDVDLARSWFYSDSITDLPLLELVAHPVAVNPDPMLYRTAVRRRWPIRIFAPPEARASRGAARA from the coding sequence GTGATCGAAGACCCCGGCCCGACGACGAGCGCGACGAGCGCCCCCGATGCGGAGCGCGCCGCGCGGCGCGCGCCCGTTCCGCGCGTCGGCGCGTTCTTCGACATGGACAAGACGCTGATCGCCGAGAACTCGGGGTCGGTGTACATGAAGCACCGCTACGAGCGCGGCGAGATCACGGCCTGGGAGCTCGCGGCCGGGCTCGGCGCCTACCTCCGCTACAAGGCCGGCGTGCTCGACCTGCCCACGTGGGTCCGCTCGATGGCGAAGGACTTCGCGGGGCGCGACGAGGCCGAGCTCGAGGCCGAGGCGCGCGAGCTCTTCCAGGCGCACATCGAGTCGCTCGTCTACCCGGATGCGGCCGCGCTCGTGCGCCACCACCAGGAGAGCGGCCACGTCGTCGTGATCGTGTCGGGCGCGACGCGCTACGCGGTCGAGCCGCTCGCCCGCCACCTCGGGATCGAGCACGCGCTGTTCACGGTGCTCGAAGCCGAGGGCGGCGTGCTCACCGGGCGCGTCGTCGAGCCGGTCTGCTTCGAGGACGGCAAGATCCACTGGCTGCGCGCGTTCATCGCGTCGCACGACGTCGACCTCGCGCGCAGCTGGTTCTACTCGGACTCGATCACCGACCTGCCGCTGCTCGAGCTCGTCGCGCACCCGGTCGCGGTGAACCCCGACCCGATGCTCTACCGCACGGCCGTGCGCCGGCGCTGGCCGATCCGCATCTTCGCTCCGCCGGAGGCGCGCGCGTCGCGCGGGGCGGCGCGCGCCTAG